A genome region from Arthrobacter agilis includes the following:
- a CDS encoding aldo/keto reductase produces the protein MQQRTLGGTPVSALGLGGMPMSIEGRPDEDRSIRTIHAALDAGVTLIDTADAYHRDADEVGHNESLIAKALASYGADSSGILVATKGGHLRPGDGSWTLNGNPDYLKEAARASLKRLGGDAIDLYQYHRPDPEVPYEDSIGALKELLDEGVIRMAGISNATVHQIRKANEILGGRLVSVQNQFSPAFRSSEDELRYCGENGIAFLPWSPLGGIKKAGGLGEQFTPFQEIADNHGVSPQQVCLAWELALAPTVIPIPGASRPESIQDSARASELELSAEEIATLSSTD, from the coding sequence ATGCAACAACGCACACTCGGCGGTACCCCGGTCAGCGCCCTCGGCCTGGGCGGGATGCCCATGTCCATCGAGGGGCGCCCCGACGAGGACCGCTCCATCCGCACCATCCACGCCGCGCTCGATGCCGGCGTCACCCTGATCGACACGGCGGACGCCTACCACCGGGACGCCGACGAGGTGGGCCACAACGAGTCGCTCATCGCGAAGGCCCTGGCGAGCTACGGTGCGGACAGCTCCGGCATCCTCGTCGCCACCAAGGGCGGGCACCTGCGCCCCGGCGACGGCTCGTGGACGCTGAACGGAAATCCGGACTACCTCAAGGAGGCGGCCAGGGCGTCGCTGAAGCGGCTCGGCGGGGACGCCATCGACCTCTACCAGTACCACCGCCCGGATCCCGAGGTCCCCTACGAGGACTCCATCGGCGCCCTCAAGGAACTGCTGGACGAGGGTGTGATCCGGATGGCGGGCATCTCCAACGCCACGGTGCACCAGATCAGGAAGGCGAACGAGATCCTCGGCGGCCGGCTGGTCTCCGTGCAGAACCAGTTCTCCCCCGCCTTCCGCTCGAGCGAGGACGAGCTGAGGTACTGCGGCGAGAACGGTATCGCCTTCCTGCCCTGGAGCCCTCTCGGCGGCATCAAGAAGGCCGGTGGCCTCGGGGAGCAGTTCACACCGTTCCAGGAGATCGCGGACAACCACGGTGTCAGCCCACAGCAGGTCTGCCTGGCCTGGGAGCTCGCCCTGGCCCCGACCGTGATCCCCATCCCCGGCGCCTCGCGCCCCGAGAGCATCCAGGACTCCGCCCGCGCCTCGGAGCTCGAGCTCTCGGCCGAGGAGATCGCGACGCTCTCCAGCACCGACTGA
- a CDS encoding alcohol dehydrogenase catalytic domain-containing protein, whose amino-acid sequence MRAAVLRTAELPAPYAGSTPLSLETVPVPEPRAGEVLVGIARASLCHSDLSVINGSRIRPLPMALGHEAAGVVERVGDAVEGVRVGDHVVLVFVPACGSCRACSAGRPALCYRGAESNGSGDLLHGPAVLGTTGGERINHHLGVSAFADYAVVARESVVVIDDDVPFDIAALFGCAALTGIGAVLNTAAVQEGQSVVVFGLGAVGLMAVMAAAQVPGTTVIAVDPLPSKQELGRRCGAQHAGAPEDAAALVQDATDGGADVVIEAVGSTRVMEAGLQLLARGGALVSVGLPHPDQQLTTQALQFAGLGRRLLGSYMGDAVPERDIPAYLDLWRQGRLPVDLLHTDTRPLADLNESLDALAEGRVVRRLFTLD is encoded by the coding sequence ATGCGCGCCGCGGTGCTCCGCACCGCCGAACTGCCCGCTCCCTACGCAGGAAGCACCCCCCTCTCCCTGGAGACGGTTCCCGTCCCCGAGCCGCGGGCGGGCGAGGTGCTCGTGGGGATCGCCCGGGCCAGCCTCTGCCACTCGGACCTGTCCGTCATCAACGGCTCCCGGATCCGCCCGCTGCCGATGGCCCTCGGACACGAGGCCGCGGGCGTCGTCGAACGGGTGGGCGACGCCGTAGAGGGCGTCCGGGTCGGCGATCACGTGGTCCTCGTGTTCGTCCCTGCGTGCGGCTCCTGCCGTGCGTGCTCGGCGGGCCGCCCCGCGCTCTGCTACCGCGGCGCGGAGTCGAACGGCAGCGGCGACCTCCTGCACGGGCCCGCCGTCCTCGGGACCACCGGCGGCGAGCGCATCAACCACCACCTCGGTGTCTCCGCCTTCGCGGACTACGCGGTCGTGGCCCGGGAGTCGGTGGTGGTGATCGACGACGACGTACCGTTCGACATCGCCGCCCTGTTCGGCTGTGCCGCCCTGACCGGGATCGGGGCGGTACTGAACACCGCGGCGGTGCAGGAAGGACAGTCCGTCGTCGTGTTCGGCCTGGGCGCGGTGGGGCTGATGGCGGTGATGGCCGCAGCACAGGTGCCCGGCACCACCGTGATCGCCGTCGACCCCCTGCCCTCGAAGCAGGAGCTGGGCCGGCGCTGCGGCGCGCAGCACGCGGGCGCGCCGGAGGACGCCGCCGCGCTGGTCCAGGATGCGACGGACGGCGGGGCCGACGTCGTGATCGAGGCCGTGGGCAGCACGCGGGTCATGGAGGCAGGCCTGCAGCTCCTCGCCCGCGGCGGCGCGCTGGTGTCGGTCGGCCTCCCGCACCCGGACCAGCAGCTGACCACGCAGGCGCTCCAGTTCGCCGGCCTGGGGCGCCGGCTGCTCGGCTCCTACATGGGCGACGCCGTCCCCGAGCGGGACATCCCCGCGTACCTCGACCTCTGGCGGCAGGGGCGCCTGCCCGTCGACCTGCTCCACACCGACACGCGCCCGCTCGCCGACCTGAACGAGAGCCTCGACGCGCTGGCGGAGGGCCGCGTGGTCCGGAGGCTCTTCACGCTGGACTAG
- a CDS encoding TerC family protein produces MEVPLYVWTATVIGIAGLLLFDFFFHVRKAHTPTLRESAVWSSIYVGIALLFGVGVLVFGGPTMGTEYFAGYVTEKALSVDNLFVFLIIMSSFKVPRADQQKVLLFGIVFSLIARTGFIFLGAALINSFAWVFYIFGLILLITAGHLLKPGHDDEGESLIIRLAKRFLPASEHYDGDKLFTVVDGKRVLTPMLLVMVAIGATDILFALDSIPAIFGLTQNTFIVFTATAFSLMGLRQLFFLIDGLLDRLIYLSYGLAVILGFIGVKLILHALHENNLPFINDGEHVKVVEISTGLSLTVILGVLVVTVLASVLSPKGKAKNAISGAKRHAAEYLDLTYETDIAEREKIFARLCAEEEDLKRLPEKYKRLIRDETVFMEMIRRAHAEHDAALEREPGR; encoded by the coding sequence ATGGAAGTACCGCTCTACGTCTGGACCGCCACGGTGATCGGTATCGCGGGCCTGCTGCTGTTCGACTTCTTCTTCCACGTCCGCAAGGCGCACACGCCGACCCTCCGCGAGTCGGCCGTCTGGTCCTCGATCTACGTGGGCATCGCGCTCCTGTTCGGCGTCGGTGTGCTGGTCTTCGGGGGCCCCACCATGGGGACCGAGTACTTCGCCGGCTACGTCACGGAGAAGGCCCTGTCCGTCGACAACCTGTTCGTGTTCCTCATCATCATGTCGAGCTTCAAGGTACCGCGCGCGGACCAGCAGAAGGTGCTGCTCTTCGGCATCGTCTTCTCGCTCATCGCCCGGACCGGCTTCATCTTCCTCGGCGCGGCGCTGATCAACAGCTTCGCGTGGGTGTTCTACATCTTCGGCCTGATCCTGCTGATCACCGCCGGCCACCTGCTCAAGCCCGGGCACGACGACGAGGGCGAGAGCCTCATCATCCGGCTCGCCAAGCGGTTTCTCCCGGCGTCCGAGCACTACGACGGCGACAAGCTGTTCACCGTCGTGGACGGCAAGCGCGTCCTGACGCCCATGCTGCTGGTCATGGTGGCGATCGGCGCCACCGACATCCTGTTCGCCCTCGATTCCATCCCGGCGATCTTCGGCCTGACGCAGAACACGTTCATCGTGTTCACGGCGACGGCCTTCTCCCTGATGGGCCTGCGGCAGCTGTTCTTCCTCATCGACGGGCTGCTGGACCGCCTCATCTACCTCTCCTACGGCCTGGCCGTGATCCTCGGGTTCATCGGTGTGAAGCTCATCCTGCATGCGCTGCACGAGAACAACCTGCCGTTCATCAACGACGGCGAGCACGTGAAGGTCGTGGAGATCAGCACGGGGCTCTCGCTCACGGTGATCCTCGGGGTGCTGGTCGTGACCGTCCTGGCGTCCGTCCTCAGCCCCAAGGGCAAGGCGAAGAACGCGATCTCCGGCGCGAAACGCCACGCGGCCGAGTACCTCGACCTCACCTACGAGACGGACATCGCCGAGCGCGAGAAGATCTTCGCCAGGCTGTGCGCCGAGGAGGAGGACCTCAAGAGGCTCCCCGAGAAGTACAAGCGCCTGATCCGCGACGAGACGGTGTTCATGGAGATGATCCGCAGGGCGCACGCCGAGCACGACGCCGCACTCGAGCGGGAACCGGGCCGGTAG
- a CDS encoding cyclase family protein: MRITDLSQPIRTGMQVYPGDPEVTVTTVATVAHDGYQVASLHAGSHTGTHLDAPLHSILGGDSVDGIDLARLVGAARIVQCGSPDPHAVISWEAVADQLQDLAGIAMVLFRTGWSEHFGSPRYLEHPVLAVEVAEALLAAGITVVGVDTLNPDSTLRNGGNLPFHTAFLGAGGVIVENLTNLAAVDWERPLVSVLPLALAGADGAPVRAVAIDQRGGSF; the protein is encoded by the coding sequence ATGCGGATCACTGATCTCTCCCAGCCGATCCGCACGGGGATGCAGGTGTACCCCGGCGATCCGGAGGTCACCGTGACCACGGTGGCGACCGTCGCCCACGACGGCTACCAGGTGGCGTCCCTCCATGCCGGGTCGCACACCGGCACGCACCTCGACGCACCCCTCCACTCCATCCTCGGGGGCGATTCGGTGGACGGCATCGACCTCGCGCGGCTCGTGGGCGCGGCGCGGATCGTGCAGTGCGGATCCCCGGACCCGCACGCGGTGATCAGCTGGGAGGCGGTCGCCGATCAGCTGCAGGATCTGGCCGGGATCGCCATGGTGCTGTTCCGGACCGGCTGGTCCGAGCACTTCGGCTCGCCCCGCTACCTCGAACATCCGGTCCTCGCGGTGGAGGTGGCCGAAGCGCTGCTGGCGGCCGGGATCACGGTGGTGGGCGTCGACACGCTCAACCCCGACTCCACCCTGCGGAACGGCGGCAACCTGCCGTTCCACACCGCGTTCCTCGGGGCGGGCGGGGTCATCGTCGAGAATCTCACGAACCTCGCCGCGGTGGACTGGGAACGCCCGCTGGTCTCGGTGCTCCCGCTGGCCCTCGCCGGCGCGGACGGAGCGCCCGTCCGCGCCGTGGCGATCGACCAGCGCGGCGGCTCGTTCTAG